In Castanea sativa cultivar Marrone di Chiusa Pesio chromosome 6, ASM4071231v1, a single window of DNA contains:
- the LOC142640931 gene encoding xyloglucan endotransglucosylase protein 6, translating into MAVSVSVFLSFFLGLVLVGLVSSSKFDQLFQPSWANDHFVYEGELLKLKLDNYSGAGFSSKSRYLFGKVTIQIKLVEGDSAGTVTAFYMSSDGPNHNEFDFEFLGNTTGEPYTIQTNIYVNGVGNREQRLNLWFDPTKEFHSYSLFWNQRHVLFLVDDTPIRVHPNMENKGIAFPKDQPMGVYSSIWNADDWATQGGRVKTDWSHAPFIATYTGFEIDACEIAASAAATESAKKCSSSGVKRYWWDEPTLAELNVHQSHQLKWVKAKHMVYDYCTDTARFPVMPLECVHHRH; encoded by the exons aTGGCTGTTTCAGTGTCTGTGTTCTTGAGTTTCTTTCTGGGTCTTGTTTTGGTCGGTTTGGTTAGCTCATCTAAGTTTGATCAGCTCTTTCAGCCAAGCTGGGCCAATGATCATTTTGTCTATGAAGGAGAGCTTCTTAAGCTCAAGCTAGACAACTATTCTg GGGCTGGATTTTCATCAAAGAGCAGGTATTTGTTTGGGAAAGTGACCATACAGATAAAGCTTGTTGAGGGTGACTCTGCTGGAACTGTTACCGCTTTCTAT ATGTCATCGGACGGTCCAAATCacaatgaatttgattttgagtttttgggaAACACTACTGGTGAACCTTACACTATCCAAACCAATATTTATGTGAACGGTGTCGGTAACAGAGAGCAAAGATTGAACCTTTGGTTTGACCCAACCAAGGAATTCCACTCCTACTCCCTCTTCTGGAACCAGCGCCACGTACT GTTTCTTGTGGATGACACACCAATAAGAGTTCATCCAAACATGGAAAACAAAGGGATAGCATTCCCTAAGGACCAGCCCATGGGTGTGTACAGCTCAATTTGGAACGCAGATGACTGGGCCACCCAAGGTGGTAGGGTCAAGACGGACTGGTCCCATGCACCCTTTATTGCCACCTACACGGGTTTTGAAATTGATGCTTGTGAGATCGCAGCGTCGGCGGCTGCAACCGAAAGTGCCAAGAAGTGTAGCAGCAGTGGGGTAAAGAGGTATTGGTGGGACGAGCCCACATTGGCCGAGCTCAATGTGCACCAGAGCCACCAGCTGAAGTGGGTTAAGGCCAAACACATGGTCTATGACTATTGCACTGACACGGCTAGGTTCCCAGTCATGCCTCTTGAATGTGTGCACCATCGCCACTAA